In Peromyscus eremicus chromosome 15, PerEre_H2_v1, whole genome shotgun sequence, a genomic segment contains:
- the Apobec4 gene encoding putative C->U-editing enzyme APOBEC-4 isoform X2 yields MESMKQKQRKENQNIKVWAAFENHPLNNADPGQPNLSQDPRTPAVFLLVPHKDLPPIQGGQNAQKPRNVVRHLNMPPLSSFEGKDLRNPPLGRPVEEAEATNRAGSSKEANEKNKKKWKK; encoded by the exons ATGGAATCTATGAAACAG AAACAGCGCAAAGAGAACCAGAACATAAAAGTTTGGGCAGCTTTTGAAAACCATCCCTTAAACAATGCTGATCCTGGACAACCCAACCTGAGTCAGGACCCCAGAACTCCTGCGGTTTTCCTCCTGGTGCCTCACAAAGATCTCCCGCCAATCCAGGGGGGTCAAAACGCCCAGAAACCCAGGAACGTGGTAAGGCACCTGAATATGCCTCCACTGTCATCATTTGAGGGCAAAGACCTCAGAAACCCTCCCTTGGGCAGACCAGTGGAGGAGGCAGAAGCCACAAACCGGGCTGGAAGCAGCAAGGAGgcaaatgaaaagaacaaaaagaaatggaagaaataa
- the Apobec4 gene encoding putative C->U-editing enzyme APOBEC-4 isoform X1, whose protein sequence is MEPMYEEYLTYGGTIVKPYYWLSFSLDCINCPYHIRTGEEARVPYTEFQQIFGFPWSTYPQTKHLTFYELRSSSGNLIQKGHASNCTGNHRHPESMLFESNGYLDSAISHNSNIRHIILYSNNTPCNEANHCCINKMYNFLMMYPGVTLNVFFSQLYHTESQFPTSAWNREALRNLAGLWPQVTLSPISGDIWHSILENFVSGVWGSTVLRPFIAGRIMADRYNAYEINSITGVKPYFIDVLQKQRKENQNIKVWAAFENHPLNNADPGQPNLSQDPRTPAVFLLVPHKDLPPIQGGQNAQKPRNVVRHLNMPPLSSFEGKDLRNPPLGRPVEEAEATNRAGSSKEANEKNKKKWKK, encoded by the coding sequence ATGGAGCCAATGTATGAGGAGTATCTAACATATGGTGGAACAATTGTCAAACCTTATTACTGGCTAAGCTTCTCTCTAGATTGCATCAACTGCCCTTACCACATTCGGACAGGAGAAGAAGCAAGAGTGCCCTACACAGAATTTCAGCAGATTTTTGGATTCCCATGGTCAACATACCCTCAAACAAAACACCTCACATTTTATGAGCTGAGAAGTTCCTCTGGGAACCTGATACAAAAGGGCCATGCTAGCAACTGTACCGGGAATCACAGGCACCCAGAGTCAATGCTCTTTGAGAGTAATGGTTACCTTGACTCAGCCATCTCTCATAACAGCAACATTAGACATATCATTCTGTACTCCAACAACACCCCCTGTAATGAGGCTAACCACTGCTGCATCAACAAAATGTACAATTTCCTGATGATGTATCCAGGGGTCActcttaatgttttcttttctcagctCTATCATACTGAGAGCCAATTTCCTACCTCAGCATGGAACCGTGAGGCTCTTCGGAACTTGGCTGGCTTATGGCCCCAGGTCACTTTGAGTCCAATAAGTGGTGATATTTGGCATTCTATTCTCGAAAATTTTGTTAGTGGTGTCTGGGGATCAACTGTTCTGCGGCCCTTTATAGCTGGGAGGATAATGGCTGACAGGTACAATGCTTATGAAATAAACTCCATAACAGGAGTGAAGCCTTATTTTATCGATGTTCTTCAGAAACAGCGCAAAGAGAACCAGAACATAAAAGTTTGGGCAGCTTTTGAAAACCATCCCTTAAACAATGCTGATCCTGGACAACCCAACCTGAGTCAGGACCCCAGAACTCCTGCGGTTTTCCTCCTGGTGCCTCACAAAGATCTCCCGCCAATCCAGGGGGGTCAAAACGCCCAGAAACCCAGGAACGTGGTAAGGCACCTGAATATGCCTCCACTGTCATCATTTGAGGGCAAAGACCTCAGAAACCCTCCCTTGGGCAGACCAGTGGAGGAGGCAGAAGCCACAAACCGGGCTGGAAGCAGCAAGGAGgcaaatgaaaagaacaaaaagaaatggaagaaataa